Proteins encoded within one genomic window of Besnoitia besnoiti strain Bb-Ger1 chromosome II, whole genome shotgun sequence:
- a CDS encoding prolyl-tRNA synthetase (ProRS) (encoded by transcript BESB_040410) produces the protein MAVNGDVSAAATADEQRKEEVAFQKLKELGIDYTVHRHDSHLMTVEAMLNALSLKEGLVLGNLFLKDKKKGFFLVTVVHDSPTPMKGIGKLLGATNLRFVDDELLAPMLGVAKGSVTPLALMNDAKKEVTFVLDRKLKDSPDSVVFVHPLHNKASVGIKVADLLKFVESCEHPVTWIDCEEAVKLAAAPAAGAGVGALKAKAAAAPKDAVTDSSMLGVTVKKAENFSEWYTQVIVRSEMIEYYDISGCYIMRPWAYHIWEKVQRFFDDAIKEMGVENSYFPMFVSKHKLEKEKDHVEGFSPEVAWVTHYGDSPLAEKIAIRPTSETIMYPAYSKWIRSHRDLPLKLNQWCSVVRWEFKQPTPFLRTREFLWQEGHTAHATEEEAWKLVLDILNLYARWYEECLAVPVIKGEKSENEKFAGGKKTTTIEAYIAENGRGIQAATSHLLGTNFAKMFEIEFEDEEGHKRLVHQTSWGCTTRSLGVMIMTHGDDKGLVLPPRVASVQVIIIPIFFKDEKIQEITAKCNELKAMLDKVGVRTRIDDRPNYTPGWKYNHWEVKGVPLRLELGPKDLAKESVRVVRRDTSEASELSWSAVVEKLPALLEDIQASLFKKAKAVYDQGVEKVMTFDEVMPALNRKKLILAPWCEDPESEEQIKKETQRLSEIQAAQAGADEQVMTGAMKTLCIPFEQPPMPEGTKCFFTGKPAKRWALWGRSY, from the exons ATGGCGGTCAACGGCGACGTCTCGgctgccgcgacggcggacgaACAAAGAAAGGAGGAAGTCGCCTTCCAAAAGCTCAAGGAGCTCGGCATCGACTACACA GTTCACCGCCATGACTCGCACCTCATGACGGTCGAGGCGATGCTGAACGCCTTGTCGCTCAAGGAGGGCCTCGTCCTCGGCAACCTGTTCCTGAAGGACAAGAAAAAGGGATTCTTCCTTGTCACGGTTGTCCAC GATTCCCCCACCCCGATGAAGGGCATCGGCAAGTTGCTTGGTGCCACGAACCTGCGATTCGTGGACGACGAGTTGCTCGCCCCGATGCTCGGAGTCGCGAAGGGCTCGGTgacgccgctggcgctgaTGAACGACGCAAA gaAGGAAGTTACCTTCGTGCTCGACAGGAAGCTGAAGGATTCTCCCGACAGCGTCGTGTTTGTGCACCCGCTGCACAACAAGGCCTCCGTCGGCATCAAAGTCGCGGATCTGCTCAAGTTTGTGGAGTCCTGCGAACATCCGGTTACGTGGATCGACTGTGAAG AGGCCGTGAAGctggccgctgcgcctgcggcgggcgcgggcgtgGGCGCTttgaaggcgaaggccgctgctgcgccgaagGACGCTGTGACTGACTCGAGCATGCTGGGCGTCACAGTGAAGAAAGCCGAGAACTTCTCGGAGTGGTACACTCAG GTCATCGTCCGCAGCGAGATGATTGAGTACTACGACATCAGCGGCTGTTACATCATGCGCCCGTGGGCGTACCACATCTGGGAGAAAGTGCAGCGCTTCTTTGACGACGCGATCAAGGAGATGGGTGTGGAAAACTCGTACTTCCCGATGTTCGTCTCCAAG CACAAgctcgagaaggagaaggatCACGTTGAAGGCTTTTCGCCGGAAGTCGCCTGGGTGACGCACTACGGCGACAGTCCGCTCGCGGAGAAGATCGCGATTCGCCCGACCTCGGAGACTATCATGTACCCTGCGTACTCGAAGTGGATTCGGAGCCACCGCGACCTACCGCTGAAACTTAACCAGTGGTGCTCTGTCGTCAG GTGGGAGTTCAAACAGCCGACGCCGTTCCTGCGCACCCGCGAGTTCCTTTGGCAGGAAGGTCACACGGCACACGCGACTGAGGAGGAGGCCTGGAAGCTCGTGCTCGATATTCTCAATCTCTACGCGCG CTGGTACGAAGAGTGCCTGGCGGTCCCCGTGATCAAGGGAGAGAAGTCTGAGAACGAGAAATTCGCCGGAGGAAAGAAAACGACGACGATCGAGGCGTACATCGCTGAGAACGGCCGCGGTATTCAG GCGGCGACGTCTCACTTGCTCGGCACGAACTTTGCCAAGATGTTCGAGATCGAGTTTGAAG ATGAAGAGGGACACAAGCGCCTGGTTCACCAGACCAGCTGGGGCTGCACCACGCGCTCGCTCGGTGTGATGATCATGACGCACGGTGACGACAAGGGTCTTGTGCTGCCTCCGCGAGTTGCGTCGGTTCAGGTCATCATCATCCCCATCTTCTTCAAG GATGAGAAGATTCAAGAGATCACGGCTAAGTGCAACGAGCTGAAGGCGATGCTCGACAAGGTCGGCGTCCGCACGAGAATCGACGACAGA ccgaacTACACGCCGGGCTGGAAGTACAATCACTGGGAAGTGAAGGGCGTGCCGCTCCGTCTGGAGCTCGGGCCTAAGGACTTGGCGAAGGAGAGCGTGCGCGTGGTGCGGAGAGACACCAGCGAGGCCTCGGAGCTCTCCTGGAGCGCTGTGGTTGAGaagctgcctgcgctgctcgAGGACATCCAGGCGAGTCTTTTCAAGAAGGCCAAGGCGGTCTACGACCAGGGCGTCGAGAAGGTCATGACCTTTGACGAAGTGATGCCCGCGCTCAACCGCAAGAAGCTCATCCTCGCCCCCTGGTGCGAAGACCCCGAGTCGGAGGAACAAATCAAGAAGGAGACTCAGAGACTCTCCGAAATCCAG GCTGCGCAAGCTGGAGCGGACGAACAAGTGATGACTGGCGCGATGAAGACGCTCTGCATTCCGTTCGAGCAACCCCCGATGCCGGAGGGCACCAAGTGCTTCTTCACGGGCAAGCCGGCGAAGCGCTGGGCGCTGTGGGGCCGTAGCTACTGA